The following proteins are co-located in the Gossypium hirsutum isolate 1008001.06 chromosome A02, Gossypium_hirsutum_v2.1, whole genome shotgun sequence genome:
- the LOC107936526 gene encoding agamous-like MADS-box protein TM6 isoform X2, translated as MGRGKIEIKKIENATNRQVTYSKRRNGLFKKAQELTVLCDAKVSLIMFSSTGKFHEFLSPNISTKGFFDLYQKTTGIDLWNSHYERMEENYRRLKEINKKLRREIRQRMGGDLNELNIKELQALEAKMDSSLLAIRERKYHVIKTQTDKHKKKVRNLEERHANLVMDLAKLDGQDGIVETGGYYESTMGLLPNAASNLYALRLYQNQQPPLVLHDGTNDLRLA; from the exons ATGGGTCGTGGGAAGATCGAGATCAAGAAGATTGAGAACGCTACAAACAGGCAAGTCACTTATTCAAAACGAAGGAACGGTTTATTCAAGAAAGCCCAAGAGCTCACTGTTCTTTGTGACGCCAAGGTTTCATTGATCATGTTCTCCAGCACTGGCAAATTTCATGAGTTCCTTAGCCCCAACATCTC GACAAAAGGGTTTTTCGATCTATACCAAAAGACCACAGGGATTGATCTATGGAACTCCCATTATGAg AGAATGGAAGAAAATTACAGGAGGTTGAAGGAGATAAACAAGAAGCTGAGAAGGGAGATTAG gcAGAGAATGGGTGGAGACTTGAATGAACTTAACATTAAGGAACTGCAAGCTCTTGAAGCTAAAATGGATTCTTCTTTGCTAGCTATACGTGAGAGAAAG TACCATGTCATCAAAACTCAAACAGACAAACACAAGAAGAAG GTAAGGAATTTGGAGGAAAGACATGCAAATCTTGTCATGGACTTG GCAAAGCTTGATGGTCAAGATGGAATAGTTGAAACCGGAGGATATTATGAATCAACAATGGGACTACTACCAAATGCGGCTTCTAATTTATATGCCCTTCGCCTTTACCAAAACCAACAGCCTCCACTTGTTCTTCACGATGGAACCAATGATCTTCGCCTTGCTTGA
- the LOC107936526 gene encoding agamous-like MADS-box protein TM6 isoform X1, translating to MGRGKIEIKKIENATNRQVTYSKRRNGLFKKAQELTVLCDAKVSLIMFSSTGKFHEFLSPNISTKGFFDLYQKTTGIDLWNSHYERMEENYRRLKEINKKLRREIRQRMGGDLNELNIKELQALEAKMDSSLLAIRERKYHVIKTQTDKHKKKVRNLEERHANLVMDLEAKLDGQDGIVETGGYYESTMGLLPNAASNLYALRLYQNQQPPLVLHDGTNDLRLA from the exons ATGGGTCGTGGGAAGATCGAGATCAAGAAGATTGAGAACGCTACAAACAGGCAAGTCACTTATTCAAAACGAAGGAACGGTTTATTCAAGAAAGCCCAAGAGCTCACTGTTCTTTGTGACGCCAAGGTTTCATTGATCATGTTCTCCAGCACTGGCAAATTTCATGAGTTCCTTAGCCCCAACATCTC GACAAAAGGGTTTTTCGATCTATACCAAAAGACCACAGGGATTGATCTATGGAACTCCCATTATGAg AGAATGGAAGAAAATTACAGGAGGTTGAAGGAGATAAACAAGAAGCTGAGAAGGGAGATTAG gcAGAGAATGGGTGGAGACTTGAATGAACTTAACATTAAGGAACTGCAAGCTCTTGAAGCTAAAATGGATTCTTCTTTGCTAGCTATACGTGAGAGAAAG TACCATGTCATCAAAACTCAAACAGACAAACACAAGAAGAAG GTAAGGAATTTGGAGGAAAGACATGCAAATCTTGTCATGGACTTG GAGGCAAAGCTTGATGGTCAAGATGGAATAGTTGAAACCGGAGGATATTATGAATCAACAATGGGACTACTACCAAATGCGGCTTCTAATTTATATGCCCTTCGCCTTTACCAAAACCAACAGCCTCCACTTGTTCTTCACGATGGAACCAATGATCTTCGCCTTGCTTGA